The Tenebrio molitor chromosome 2, icTenMoli1.1, whole genome shotgun sequence DNA segment TGGCTTTCTGGTAAATTCGTTTGTAATTTTTGGCGGCACAGATGCAAATTTGCTGCCACGCTCGTTTGTGTCACTTGCGTAAACTAATTGGAGGCTAGTATCGTCCTGTTGAGATTAGCCAAGCTAGTTAGACTGTAATCGACTAGGGGCCAATTATTTCGGCTAGTTGCATAAGGAGGTTTGCAGCAAGTTTGGGACTTTGCTAATGTGGAAAGTTGCGACTGTTTTCGTCGGGTTATGAATGCTGATTTGGATAAGTCACATTAcgattaaaatttctaatttggtGATATTTTTTACGGCAAGTGTCTCAAGGATAGCTGCTCTCGTTTACTAGCGCAAACAATGTCGGCTGCATATTTTTGAATATGTATGGATTTTGTTTGTGAACGTTCTTTAAATGTATTTATGACATAcactggaaatttttttgaatatggTCTAATTTTGCTGTGTCTTGACGATCTCAAGGATATGATTCACGATCTCGaacttattaaaaataatttgcgtTTTACAACAAATATAATTCATGCTCATATATGTACCTCTATGGGAATCTaatctttttaataaaaaacaaatattatatgGTTCGGTAGAAAAGTGACTTCTTTATGTATAACtgatgaaatttcaaaatgagattccgaagaattttttgaattcaactatttttcaaaattttcaaaatctctatttttttgaaactctCCAATTCTGCTCAAAAGATCATTTTTCCAAGATGCAGCATTGAATTTTGAACCTTGTAAATTCCATCATAGTAAATTGGTAGACcggaatttataaaataacagcAAAATCTCACTCgtggcgtttttttttttgtagagtcTTGTGTAAAATAGTGTGGACAATAAATATTGACAAAATCGAAAGAGTGAGAATAACGACTTATTAAGTGTCCCTTCGGTCTACAATGACAAGTATGCATTAGTATCATACGAGTATATTTTACATTGCTTACGAATATGGTATGGTACTTCAATAACAGTAGgtaattgaaataatatttttctactagagtttggaaaacttcaacattgtaatactaatttgagttaggaaaagtgaaaaatttcctactaTGGGCGGAAAgaatatttcaacactaaaagttcaattttggtcgtgtcctgggatacgtaacgtaaaacctggtatttaattgagacaaaagcttaaacgccttcacaatttttcattaataaattgtttctctatggtaacgaaagcagaacaattttgatttcgctttttaatttagaaataattaatagtatattaaaaatatccaaattttatgtattttccaaactccagtagaaaaaatcatgtgtgcaattcgtaggaaaagtgttttttccgtactcgacgcgtttttaatctcgacttcgtctcgattaaaaatcccgcatctcgtaaggaaaaaaatcacttttcctaacttattgcacaaatagctattacatttatatttataacatTACAACTCATAATTGACTGGAAAAATCAGATCATTTCTGATAAAGAAACAGTGAaggagatatttttttaaatgatcttCCGGTTTAGGGcatctttattttttcgaaaaacttaACGATCATTTAAAACACTTGAAAGTATGTAAGTGTAATAGATAAGTTTTTATAGAAAACAAATACCACTAATGAATCTGACAGTTAAGcaagaaacataaaaaaacatatttattgCTAATAGCTAATACTAAATAATTTACTGAATCATCAACTATATCCACAGATTTAACATTTAAGTATTTTTGGGTCATATCGGAAGTATGAAATACGGAAATAAggaaaacagaaaaatttcgaaatatTTGAGCACACGTGTATGGGACGAAATTCTATGCGCAATTAACGCAACCTTGGAAAATTCGATAAGAACTTTCCAAGAACGATTAACTCCTTAGTTAATAGAgaacattttgaatatttctagaaaaaattcaaatgaaaaaatggTAGCAGTTACAGTAATTGGTGAATGTGATATTATGCAGCTCCCTTCATTTTttgtcttgtttttgttctaaTCAGAATTTGAATTATGTATATAgaaatgatttaaaatattctaaCCTATACTACACaaatggcttaagaaatcaaatattcaccctgagacggagggttttatatttgcaatacaagatcgtgttataaatacaagaaattataaaaaacacatatgcggtttgcaatcgataattgataaatgtaggatttgcggaattgaaggggaaacaattaaacacataatttcttcttgcaccgttttggctcaaagcgaatataagaaacgtcatgatatattcgctaaaattatacacatgaatttagctattaaattcaatttattaaagaatacacaaccacattatagttatacaccagaaagttgtttcgAAAaggataattacaaattatattttgatcgaactgttttaactgacattcatattgagcataacagaccagacattattattttaaataaacaacaaaagcaagcatatcttttagatataactgttccaaattcacataatataacagacatataacacaaaaattaataaatatttagagctctccgttgctatgagaaatctttggtgtttagaaaaaaattcgattttaccagtTATAATTGCAGCAACGGAaatagtaccccaatctctttttaaaaattttaaaattctggatttaggaaacacattggtagttgaaattcaaaaaggtatattattatactcatgtcacattgTAAGGAAGTTTCTTAACATTGATACAggacataatacacaacaaagtcaaaatgcggagacgagacgccggtaattatgttgataagcactgcactattacttgatagtatagTTGTCCGTTTTCTCTAAGGTTATATTGGGGCCgtaaaattatcccattgtgtaaaagttgattTGTCTACAATAGGAAACATTTTGTGGTTGTAAACAGCAGGCAAACCCGGCTGGTTGTTTCGTTcagagttttttgatttattgcagGGGCACGTAGCTTCTGAAACCCACACAAAAGGGCAACTTATTCGGAGTAACTACTTTTACGGCCCCAATATAACCTTAGAGAAAACGGACCACTATAATATCCGCAATAGTGCCGTGCCGCCGGCTGGTGGAGGGTTCagataaaacaaataataacaatatgtGGCTCAAAAAGGCAAACAGATACTGAAACTAAGGGATTGATTGATTTAAGATCAGGTTATCAATACTTACTAAAAATTAGTATTATTAGAGATCCTGCTTTGAATAGCAACAGTTGTAGAACAACGCAACATATTATCTCCTTCTGTTCGGTTTTAGCAAAGGTGACTACAAATACCGGCATGATTGTGTTCGTAAAATGATTCATTCCCATTTAGCAAAAAGAAGAAcctaaatacatttttttttttatgttacagtgactttagAGACTGGTGTAATAAGAAGAATGTCAAAACAGTGTCGGAAAATGTTGTCCTGGCTGATTTACtgaaaaaatctgaaatattGAAAAGGTCAAGTTTATCGAGCACGTATTCAATGTTAAAGCTCATGCTGAACATACGGGATGACATTGATGTAACGAAGTTTCTGAAGTTAgtaccttttttgaaaaaaaacagGCAAAAAAGTATAAGGTACCTACCTATCGACACGAGATCAGATAGATCAgtatatttttagaaaaagctAGTGATGAAAATGATGTATTGtggaaagtaaattttaagaTCTGTTATGATAAGTTATATTGTATGCCCCTTTTTAGGACATTTTATTCCTGAGAATATCAGGCACCATGCGAAGAGACAAATTAACCAAAATgtctattgataataattgatgGCATTCAGGgtgaaaattctgtactaatatAGGGCTTTAATCTGACTCTAGTAAACTAATAAAAGTATGATATTCACCAAATGCGGGGAGTGGCATTTTGTAGTTGTATTACGATTAAATCTGAATTTGCTAAGAACGCTCTCTACAGATGAGCGTTCGGAGATTCTACTTGATTTGACAGGAATTATGAATGAGACAAAAGTGACTCTtatagtaaaatatttttaaggtaaaattaGAATGAAACGATCGGTACCACCATCTTCATCTGGTGTCCCTTCGGTAAAGAATTGAATATTATCGGTTTATTAGTCGGAACTTTAGAGTCAGTTTTAAGTCCTATAGAcaccgttcctgacacaaaaactggcataaagCGAACCTTCACTGTcaccaatccagattttgtaagattgTACCGCACATGTGTAAATTACTTTTAGGTAAAAGTTCCgatttgtatcaaatattaaaatgacgttttcttTAACGGTCGTCGTTAAGAGCACGGCCGCTAAATTGGATTTTGCGGCCTGTTTtcggtaagtaatttttttgctgatttttattcctcctttttttcttcaaatgacttgatatttttttcctatgctttaataacaaatttttttagagAAAATGCTCATAATACTTTATGCACTCAAATAAAACTTAACtcaaattaaatgttcaaactgAGGACTAGGGGCCAGTTTAGAGAAGCGAAGTTAAGTTAAttgtaatcaaatgcgaggttaactgaacacgtgatcagattgaaccaatgaaTGTTTCGGAtacatgggttaatcgcgcattaaaatttatttcgaattaaatatttaattctctttctataaactggcccctaATCTATCGTAGCGAATTTTGCAGCCAGTTAGGTGGTACTTCTCCAATTTCATGCCTGATTCTGGCTTCCAAGTTTCCAAGTTTCCAAATTTTgtggtttttctttttaaattttatttttaaatgacccCAGAAGAAAAAATCTAGGGGACTCAAATCAGGCGACCTGGCAGGCCATTCAATAGATCCCCGACGTGCTATCCAACGACCTGGAAAGATGTTATTCAGAAACAGGCGCACGTCAACTCCATAATGTGGTGGAAACCAAACATTGCGGTTTGGCATTCCCTGTCGATCTTCATCCAGAAATAAATTTGCAATGTCAGGGACAATGTGATCACGCAATAGGTTTAGGAATCTATCtactgtcaaatttccatCTATAAAGTATGGACCTATCATGTGGTGCCCAATAATACCAGCCCagacattaattttttgtggatGCTGTGTATGGTGTTCCATCATCCAATGAGGAATTTCACTGGACCAGTAGCGACAGTTGTGTCTGTTTACAAACCGATTTAGACAAAACGTGGCTTCAccagaaaataaaatgtgttttagacaattttgattattattatcaggcatgaaattgaagaaataaatattgacctgacctgacctgacctaacTGGCTGCAAAATTCGTTGCGTAATTTTTGTGATAGATTAGGTTATTGTCAAACTACATGGGTCTTcagtttgaacatttaatttgagggcataaaatattatgagcattttctctaaaattttgttattaaagcaaaggaaaaaaatatcaagtcatttgaagaaaaaaagaagaaataataatcagcaaaaaaattacttggttgccattaaaaaaaatacgtttcCATGGAAATGCGTTCACACACAAAAACAACGAGTAGGCTAAGAAATGGAGAATAATGAGTAGAGAAACTTTTGTTAAAGACATTTTGTTATAAAGTTCATTTTTacggaaataattttgactatagtattgccgttataactttttatctgctccgcccactaaaattgaccaatcagaatcaaagccagattcaatctgtacaacttttcatcacatttgccacgtaaaaaagttaaggttagaattttgctgtcaagtccacaattattgttttaggttctaaaaaataaaatgtcattaaggcAATTCgtatgtcagaaatttttactgtgtaaatcagatcgtcttaacaacctatttgattggtaactaagaaaatgaaatgggcggggcagataaaatgttacgttgtccttagtataacCCTGTATGGTAAGTGCATACTTGTTGGAAGCCAGTGCGTTGGAAGTAAGCAAATAGTTCTTCCAtagtacctgattttttttatgaatttctAACAAATGTGTTGTAGATAATCCAAGTTCTACTTTATAATAAGCATAGGATTATAAACTTGGAATACAAGTACAAACAGACAGATCTCAACAGTTGCAGATTACAACCGTACAGAATccttgaaatttaaaattttacgtcACATTCATAACTCTGTTTCGTCGGAGTCCGTAGCTCCATCCATAACTTTTAGTAGCAAGATGAGTCACTTAGTCGGTAATTTGCCGTTTAAAACGTAAGCCGTTATCTGCAAATATCCCTATCTATCTAAGTATAAAACGAGACCCGTGCACGTATGAAATATTGCGTCAATAAGCACGCtcgcaatttatttaaagtcgTTCCATTATACATAAAAACATCGAATTATCTCTCCAGAACAGTAAAAACTATCCAGATAGGCTGACATATTTTCTCGAATAATTAGTCGATAGCGCCGGTGTTTTTCCCATAATTTCTGTAATTATctgaaaatatgcaaaattATGAAAGGGGAACTCTTCGTAAGCGATAAGGTGCGTCGGCGATAAGAAAAAGGCATGTTTCGAATATAAAGACTGCCAGAGAGTACGTGTCACAATAGATGGTAGTCCTGTCTCTTGccatttcgaaaataatcgAATACCATTAATGATAATCGCCATTCGAATGACCTGATAAATATTCATGGTTGCAACGAACGACTTTAGAATCTGTTGCACGGCTTCGAGGGGATCATAATTTTCCAATGATATTGTTCCACGCCATTGTTCCTCGCACATCCGCTGACATCTATCctttcattataaatgataatCAGGAGCGTCATGTTTTCAATACCCATCATGGGCCGATCTTTAATCTTTTGACCCGAGATTTGATCTTTACCGGACGGGGACCGATTTTATCGGCGATTATTTCGATTTACGGTTTCCTAAAGTACCGACCCGCCGACTTTACCTTCTTTTCGTTCTTGAACTGTCGAAGGACGACGCGAAGGCTTCACAGGACACTAGACCGATTAAGGAATCAGTGGAAAAAAAACTTGGAAAATGTTATAAAGATTTAATTCCTTCAATAGTGTCTACACAGTGTACTGAATTGTCATCAATTACACAACAAAGTTGTggaagtgaaatttttttttttgtcataccAGATGGTAAAGTGTGCGTTTATCTATTCAAATCAAAAGGGCGAGTAGCATTTTAACCgcaagggtagataaagtGCTACTTTAACAGCAAAGGAAGATacagtaatttatttatttttttatcttacaggttgagtttttgagctaccttagaccattgttttcggtgatagaaatcaaatattattcacaagtgagataaagtactcacaagtgagtaaatttgacagctgtcagttttaattaaaatttgtaattttgtattgaaaatactattttgttacagaatattatttattcaaaatttttataaactagtTGAAGACCTTAAACAATTACAAAATCTCTAATTCTTATTAATGGTAACATTAATAGTACAGTTCGTGTTGTTGAAGTAGATTTCTTTATCAGCATTGAAACCTGCTTCCTTGTTCTGTTCCACAATCGTGATTTCATGGTTTACTATACTTGTAGAACTGCTACTCTCATTTCCAAGAATTTTTTTCGCAAtaccaattttattttgtagagaATCCTCTACATATCCCTCAACGACAGTGTCACTCTTCCAGCCACCGAAACGCTTCAGAGTTCTCACATCAGCACCACAGTCAGACAACAAAGTAGCAGCCGATCTGCGAAATGCGTGTCCGGTATACATTTTGGAGTTCTCTAACTTCAAAAATGTTGCTATCAATTCTGGCATCTTTCCGAAACTGTTAATGCCAACGGGTTGCACCGTACATTTTTCACTTCGATAACAAAGAAATAGTCTCATTGTACTGAATTTCTTTGGGCGCAAATTAATATATTTGCGATATAAATTAATAGGATTAATTCCAAATCCAGTAGACAACATTGTGAAAGACCTTTTCTTATGGGTCTTTGTGAAAGGAATATGGATCAGGAGGAGATCGCCTTTGTCTTCTATGTCAGTGATACACATTTTTACTAATTCATCGCATCTACAGCCACCAGCAATTGCGACAACAGCCACAAGCTAAACAAattatgccaaaatttaatACCTCGTTGACATACGTCAAATGTATACGTACTTTGATTAATAAAAACGTGTCATCGGGCGCGTTAAGAAGGAACTTGTCGATTTCATCCCTTGAGAAAATCAATGATTTTTTTGCTTCGTAACCAACATGTTGTTGTTTCAAAAAGGCGGTTAATTTGTTGTACTTCCCTATGTCCACATTCTCATGCACATTTAGCGCAGCTTTCAGCATTGAATACTGCGCCCAAAGAGATGACGACTTGTATTTTCGTGactatgtatttataaaataccaCATGTATTAATACATAAGGTAGATAGGTACTACATAACTtaccttttgaacaaaatatgCCAATAAAATATCTTCCGTGTTAGCTGCCAAACAATTATCTGCCTTCCACTTTACGAACAGATTATATTCTTTTTCGTATATATGTTTCGACTTTACCGGAAGCAAACTGGAAACGGCAACTTCCACGTCTAATTGGATATTTTCCGGTAAAACatccatttttataataacgttttacaaatagtgaaaaaacaacgaCATTGTTTATTTCATAACTATGACAATCATTGGTAACTGCGAAAACTGATACATACAAGCAtactattatatttttataggtgaatattttaattgaatgaaacttcattttttggatagttgcacctgtaagataaaacgtcgtatatcacacgtgatcgaaatgccattatgaaactcgtgagaagtgtcccactcgtgcgcaagcgcactcgttggtcaaaattctcactcgcgtataatgatgcatttctatcacttacagggttattctaaatgattgtagtcgaagtaggcgtgaaaactgaa contains these protein-coding regions:
- the LOC138124992 gene encoding uncharacterized protein, giving the protein MDVLPENIQLDVEVAVSSLLPVKSKHIYEKEYNLFVKWKADNCLAANTEDILLAYFVQKSRKYKSSSLWAQYSMLKAALNVHENVDIGKYNKLTAFLKQQHVGYEAKKSLIFSRDEIDKFLLNAPDDTFLLIKLVAVVAIAGGCRCDELVKMCITDIEDKGDLLLIHIPFTKTHKKRSFTMLSTGFGINPINLYRKYINLRPKKFSTMRLFLCYRSEKCTVQPVGINSFGKMPELIATFLKLENSKMYTGHAFRRSAATLLSDCGADVRTLKRFGGWKSDTVVEGYVEDSLQNKIGIAKKILGNESSSSTSIVNHEITIVEQNKEAGFNADKEIYFNNTNCTINVTINKN